A stretch of the Duncaniella dubosii genome encodes the following:
- a CDS encoding glutaminase produces MDRKIKLSDLKSAVQEAYDNHKNDMGGTPSPKVADMNQGMFGISVRLTDGTKFDVGHSQAQFAMGAISRLPIAIQLLTQMQPADLVKKMGLGHKGCGCGCGPKPDEPKQKIKGMHAKGVRAASLVEPVGDFDGKMDILSNLMIGLMGSSPVLDDKLYEATQQKAAEKNIVNSFAETGYELYDEAGLSVNLYNRLRSMLVTTEQLAEMGATIAADGVNPATQAVVFDGELSATVCAMMAAKGPKHMGKPWLIMTGVPAMSGFGGGFVAVVPGLGSIAAFSPELNEAGVPMKAARAIKDIVTSLQLSAFSSARVDIE; encoded by the coding sequence ATGGATAGAAAAATCAAGCTCTCCGACCTTAAGTCGGCCGTTCAAGAAGCCTACGACAATCATAAAAATGACATGGGCGGAACTCCAAGTCCCAAAGTAGCAGACATGAATCAGGGAATGTTCGGCATTTCGGTCCGTCTGACTGACGGGACGAAATTTGATGTCGGGCACAGTCAGGCCCAGTTTGCAATGGGCGCGATTTCACGTCTGCCAATTGCGATACAGCTACTGACCCAGATGCAGCCAGCTGATCTTGTGAAAAAAATGGGTCTCGGCCACAAGGGCTGTGGCTGTGGATGCGGACCTAAACCCGACGAACCCAAACAGAAAATCAAGGGCATGCACGCAAAGGGAGTCCGCGCGGCAAGCCTTGTGGAGCCGGTCGGTGATTTTGACGGAAAAATGGATATCTTATCCAACCTTATGATCGGGCTGATGGGCTCATCGCCGGTGCTTGACGATAAGCTCTATGAAGCCACACAGCAGAAGGCAGCTGAAAAGAACATAGTAAACTCATTTGCCGAAACCGGCTATGAACTTTATGACGAGGCCGGACTGTCGGTCAATCTCTATAACCGTCTGCGTTCAATGCTCGTCACCACCGAACAGCTTGCTGAAATGGGTGCGACCATAGCAGCCGACGGTGTCAATCCGGCCACACAAGCCGTTGTGTTCGACGGAGAACTGTCGGCTACCGTATGTGCGATGATGGCAGCCAAAGGCCCGAAACATATGGGCAAGCCATGGCTGATTATGACAGGCGTCCCGGCAATGTCGGGATTCGGAGGCGGATTCGTAGCCGTCGTTCCCGGACTTGGCTCAATCGCCGCATTCTCACCCGAGTTGAACGAGGCCGGAGTCCCGATGAAGGCTGCAAGAGCTATCAAAGACATAGTGACCTCTCTGCAGCTCAGCGCTTTTTCAAGCGCCCGCGTAGACATCGAGTAG
- a CDS encoding PepSY-like domain-containing protein produces the protein MKSFSQNDSGYKVKITNGASLSFDTEYSWTFIDGNGVRLPEVIVYNQLPPALFNYLQGIEQQADVYAMSRDKTYYKLTMHDTIIIYEISTGKISYPDGKTLDT, from the coding sequence GTGAAGAGCTTCTCTCAGAACGACTCCGGCTATAAAGTGAAAATCACCAACGGCGCATCGCTTTCGTTCGACACGGAATATTCATGGACATTCATCGATGGCAACGGCGTGCGCCTTCCCGAAGTCATCGTCTACAATCAGCTCCCGCCCGCACTCTTCAACTATCTTCAGGGCATCGAGCAGCAGGCCGATGTCTATGCGATGAGTCGCGACAAGACATACTATAAACTCACGATGCACGACACTATTATAATTTATGAGATTTCGACGGGTAAGATATCATACCCCGACGGTAAGACTCTCGACACTTGA